The proteins below are encoded in one region of Coturnix japonica isolate 7356 chromosome 10, Coturnix japonica 2.1, whole genome shotgun sequence:
- the C10H15orf40 gene encoding UPF0235 protein C15orf40 homolog: MPFPEAMLGLAGFRQRLAVPLRNRGGAMPRKGKAAGKERDEPGAAAGPVVAAGDGGVRVSVRAKPGSRCSAVTDVTAEAVGVAIAAPPSEGEANAELCRYLSKVLEVKKSDVILEKGGKSRDKVVKILASVTPDEVLEKLKKEAST, from the exons ATGCCGTTCCCGGAAGCCATGCTGGGCCTGGCCGGCTTCCGTCAGCGGCTGGCGGTACCGCTACGGAACCGCGGCGGGGCCATGCCCCGGAAG GGAAAAGCGGCCGGGAAGGAGCGCGATGAACCCGGCGCCGCCGCGGGGCCTGTGGTGGCAGCGGGAGACGGCGGGGTGAGGGTGTCGGTGCGCGCCAAGCCCGGCTCCCGCTGCAGCGCTGTGACAG ATGTGACAGCCGAGGCAGTCGGTGTGGCTATTGCTGCACCACCATCGGAAGGGGAGGCGAACGCAGAGCTGTGCCGGTACCTCTCTAAGGTGCTGGAAGTGAAGAAGAGTGACGTTATTTTAGAGAAG GGTGGTAAATCACGGGACAAAGTGGTGAAGATTTTGGCATCAGTGACACCAGATGAAGTattagaaaaactgaaaaaagaagctTCTACTTGA
- the BTBD1 gene encoding BTB/POZ domain-containing protein 1 gives MAAAGGGSPVEAPPAAAGAAAASATTTAPTGAESGAVLQREPLYNWQATKGSLRERFAFLFSNELLSDVHFVVGKGGPRGGGAGAAPPGPGQQRIPAHRFVLAAGSAVFDAMFNGGMATTSAEIELPDVEPAAFLALLRFLYSDEVQIGPETVMTTLYTAKKYAVPALEAHCVDFLTKHLRADNAFMLLTQARLFDEPQLASLCLDTIDKSTMDAISAEGFTDIDIDTLCAVLERDTLSIRESRLFGAVVRWAEAECQRQQLPVTFGNKQKVLGRALSLIRFPLMTIEEFAAGPAQSGILSDREVVNLFLHFTVNPKPKVDYIDRPRCCLRGKECSINRFQQVESRWGYSGTSDRIRFTVNRRISIVGFGLYGSIHGPTDYQVNIQIIDYEKNQTLGQNDTGFSCDGTASTFRVMFKEPIEILPTVCYTACATLKGPDSHYGTKGLKKVIHESPTASKTCFVFYSSPGNNNGTSIEDGQIPEIIFYT, from the exons ATGGCGGCGGCCGGTGGCGGTTCGCCCGTGGAGGCGCCTCCCGCTGCTGCCGGTGCCGCCGCCGCTTCAGCCACCACGACCGCTCCCACCGGCGCGGAGAGCGGCGCGGTGCTGCAGCGGGAGCCGCTGTACAACTGGCAGGCCACCAAGGGCTCGCTGCGGGAGCGCTTCGCCTTCCTGTTCTCCAACGAGCTGCTGAGCGACGTGCACTTCGTGGTGGGCAAGGGCGGCCCGCGAGGCGGCGGAGCCGGGGCGGCGCCTCCGGGACCCGGCCAGCAGCGCATCCCCGCGCACCGCTTCGTGCTGGCGGCCGGCAGCGCCGTGTTCGACGCGATGTTTAACGGCGGCATGGCCACCACTTCGGCCGAGATCGAGCTGCCCGACGTGGAGCCCGCCGCCTTCCTGGCGCTGCTCAG GTTTCTTTATTCAGATGAAGTTCAAATTGGTCCAGAAACAGTCATGACTACTCTTTACACTGCAAAGAAATATGCAGTTCCAGCCCTGGAAGCACACTGTGTAGATTTTCTAACGAAGCACCTCCGAGCAGATAATGCCTTCATGCTCCTCACTCAG GCTCGTTTGTTTGATGAACCTCAGCTTGCTAGTCTTTGTCTTGATACGATAGACAAAAGCACTATGGATGCAATAAGTGCAGAAGGATTTACTGATATTGATATAG acACATTGTGTGCAGTTCTAGAAAGAGATACCCTTAGTATTCGAGAAAGCAGACTCTTTGGAGCTGTCGTTCGTTGGGCAGAGGCTGAATGTCAAAGACAACAACTGCCTGTGacatttggaaacaaacagaaggtcCTTGGAAGAGCTCTTTCCTTAATCCGGTTTCCATTAATGACTATTGAAGAGTTTGCAGCAG gcCCTGCTCAGTCAGGAATCTTGTCAGATCGGGAAGTAGTAAAtctttttctacattttacTGTCAATCCTAAGCCAAAAGTAGATTATATCGACCGACCAAGATGTTGcctcagaggaaaagaatgcaGCATTAACAGGTTCCAACAAGTGGAGAGTCGCTGGGGCTACAGTGGAACAAGTGATCGCATTAG GTTCACAGTAAATAGAAGAATTTCCATAGTGGGATTTGGATTATATGGATCTATTCATGGACCCACAGACTATCAAGTTAATATACAG ataaTTGACTATGAGAAGAATCAAACCCTAGGACAAAATGACACTGGATTTAGCTGTGATGGAACTGCCAGTACATTCAGAGTTATGTTCAAAGAGCCTATAGAGATTCTGCCAACAGTTTGCTACACGGCCTGTGCAACATTAAAA gGTCCTGATTCCCACTATGGAACAAAGGGATTGAAGAAAGTTATTCATGAATCTCCTACTGCTAGCAAAACATGCTTTGTCTTTTATAGCTCGCCAGGTAACAATAATGGTACATCGATAGAAGATGGACAGATaccagaaataatattttatacataa